The DNA sequence GACCGTCCTCTTCAGGTCACCATTATGGGAGAACGGGTAGTTATTTTTCGTAATGAGCAAGGTGTTCATGCTTTCAAAGACCTCTGTATTCATAGAGGAGCGGCTTTATCCCTCGGCTGTGTACGCGACGGAAAGCTCGTCTGTCCGTACCACGGATGGGAGTACGAATCGTCCGGGGCTTGTGTGAAAATTCCACAGCTTCCCGAAAATCAGGCCATTCCGGGTAAAGCCCGCGCCATTCCTTTTGGTTGTGCGGAGCGCTATGGCTTTGTATGGGTCAATCTGAACAACAATGCTCCTGACTTTTTCTCCTTGCCTGAATTTGCTGCTTCTGGCCACCGCAATGTCATCTGGGGTCCGCAAACGGTAGCAGCGAAGCCGCCTCGTGTCGTGGAAAACTTCCTCGATGTCGGCCATCTCGCTGTCGTACACGAAGGCTATCTGGGTGTAGCGACACATATGGAGATCGGTGACTACCACGTACACCGCAATGAGAACGGCGGAATTCGAACAGATGAAATCGCCGTGTTCCAACCAGATCCAGATGGTACAGGGCAAGCGAAGCATGTCTATTACACTTATGAAGTACTGCGTCCGCTGACAGTGAAATTCACGAAACGCGACCGGGAAACAAGCAACGAAATGTCTATTCTTCTGACAGTCATGCCGCTTGACGAGAACCAATCGGTCGCCTATGGGATCTTGACATTCAACTATGAAACGAATCTGACCGATGAGGAGATCAACAAGTTCCAGGACATGATTTTCGCGCAGGACAAGCCGATCGTGGAAAATCAAAAGCCAGAAGATCTCCCTCTCGACCTGCAAGTCGAGCTGTCATTGAAATGCGACCGCGCCAGCATCGCCTATCGCCAGTACTTGGCCGAGCTGGGTGTTAAGCTGGGTACCGCTTAAGTTGCGTCTTCCGAATGCAAAAGACCCGCTAACCTCGTCATCTCGACAGGGTAGCGGGTCCATTTTTGATTATAAGATGGGTGACAGCAGTCTCGTGAGTGATTCTTGAATCCGTGAGCGCATCGGTCGATTCAAATATTCTTCCATCGTCATTTCCCGGCAATCAGCGAGATCCATGATAAATAGCTCCTCTAGCTTCTCCGCCATCCTCGTATCATATAGATAGGCGTTGGTTTCGAAGTTTAGTTTGAAGCTGCGAATATCGATATTCGCGGTTCCGACAGAGGAAATTTGGGTGTCGACCACGATTGTTTTGGCATGCATGAATCCTTTTTCGTACAAATAACAGCGGACGCCACTTTTCAGCAGTTCCCCCAGATAGGAATGCGTCGCCCAAAAGACCATCAGGTGATCCGGCTTTCCCGGAACCATCACGCGCACATCTACTCCCGACATCACAGCCATTTTGAGGGCAGTCAACATGCTGTCATCGGGAATAAAGTATGGAGTCTGCAAGTAGATTTTCTTTCTCGCCTTGTAAATCATCTTCAAGTAAGCGTTCTTAATCTGCTGTTTCTCCGAATTTGGGCCGCTGGATACGATCTGTACGCCAATTCCTTTGTCCAGCCCCTGCAGCTCCGGGAACAACGTGAGCGATTCCGCTAAACGCTTTGGTGACGACAAGTTCCAATCGAGGAAAAAGCGTGCCTGCAGCATGTAGACCGCTCTTCCCTCCATCCGCAAATGGGTGTCTCGCCAATACCCCAGCTTCTTTTTCCCTAGGTATTCGTCTCCAATGTTGAAGCCACCGATATAGCCAATCTTCCCATCAATGATAGTCAACTTCCTGTGATTTCGGAAATTGACGCGAAAGTTCACAAATGAAAAAGATGCAGGGAAAAAGGAAGCAACTTCTCCTCCTGCCGCCAGAAGGGGTTTGAAAAACCTCGAAGGGATTCCTGCCGATCCTACTGCATCGTACAGCAGCCTGACTTTCACGCCTTGCGAAGCTTTTTTGACGAGCAAATTCATCAATTCGCTCCCCAGCTCATCGTTGCGAATGATGTAATACAGGAGATGGATATGCTCGCGAGCCTCATCAATCTTCTGGAACATGTCATCAAACAGGCTGTTCCCCTCGATAAAAATTCGCACGCTGTTATCTTGTGTGTAATAGGCGCCATCGCTGACCACGTTCATGAATATCATGTCGCGATGCCGTTCCATGGCGGGGTCATTCATTTCCAGATTTCCGCTCTCCAATAGCTGCTTCTGTTTATCAACAGCTGTACGGAAGTGGGAAAACTCCCCCTCTTTCAGCCGATAAAGCTTCTTTTTACTCAATTTTTGACCAAAGACCAAATAAACGATAAAGCCCACACCAGGCAAAAATAACAAGACCATCAACCATGCCCAGGTAGCTGCAATGTTTCGCCGTTCCATAAAGATGAGGACAGCGGCCAACATGACATTTCCGATTGAGATGACCACGACGATTTGCTCAAACAACAACATTAGCCCACATCCATATATAGGATTTCTCCCATTTTACACCATAGTTCTCCAAGTTTCATCTTTGCTGCAAAGAATGATGCTTCCCCGCAAAAAACCCGGCTCACTTCGAACCGGGTCTGGCAATAAGATGCGTGCTTGCTTTCCTCTTTTTCACCTTTTAGGCAAGGTCCAGCAGCTGCCCCTTTTTCATAATCAGACGATCGTCCAGATAGACGTCTGGCTCCTTCACGACCAAATCGATGTGCACACCAGCCACAATCGTTCCCCCAAAGGTATTGTTGCTGCCAAACGCGACGTGAATCGTTCCGTATACCTTTTCGTCCTCCAAAACGACTCCGGTAATGCGCGCCTTGTCGTTGGTACCGATCCCGAATTCGCCCAGCATGCGGCCGTCCTGTTCACCCAAAATTTGAAGCAACCGCTCGCCTGTCGTGCCCTCTGTTTTGGTGATTCGTCCCTTTTCTACGGTCAGCAAAAGCGGGCTGTCCACTTTCCCGATCCCGGAAATGGAGCCATCGACCAGAATCTGTCCTTCTGCAGAACCTTCCACTGGCGCGATGTAGGCTTCTCCGGACGGGAGGTTACCCGACTCTCCCGGATTGACGTACATCCCTGTGCTAGGCACGCCAGGGCGGTTAGCAATGGAGAACTGCAGGCTCTTGCCATCTTTTTCGATCCGCACCGTGCTTGCTGCCGTGAGTAGGTCCGTTACTTTCTCTGTCAAAATTTTCACTTGGGAATAGTCGGCTGCAATCGCGCCTTTCAGGAACATGTCTTCCGTAATTCCTGGCATGGTCGCCAAGCGGGTTCCGTTGGCGGCAGCTTCTTTACGTGCTTTTGTATGGGTCAGCGAATGCGCCGTGACACAGACGACTACATCCGCGTGTTTCATTGCTTCTGCCACGAACGCAGGCGGCTCCTGTCCGCTCTTTTCCCGCTCCTGCATGACGAGGTAAACAGACTCCGCTCCAAGCTGTCTGCCAGCCTCCCAGAGGGCTTCTCCCAGCTCACGTTTGACGTCATCGGCGACTACTAGAAAAGACTCGCCCGCTTTCAAAGCCATGCAATTCGTCAGGATCCCCTTGCTGATTTCGATTAGTTTCATATGTCTCATCCTTTCGACTTGATTCCGAAACGTTTATGTCACACTTATCTTTCTTCGCCGTGCCTCTCTGGACTCCTGCCAAATCATGTCCAGAGTACCCTTCCACTATACCACTTCAAAACAAAAGGACTACCACGTTGGCAGCCCTCTGAGATCTCTTTTCTATTATTGTACAGCCACTTTCATGACCGCTCTCACCGAATCAGCGGATTTATCCAGGGCAGCCTTTTCTGCTGCTGTCAGGTCCAGCTCGATTACTTTTTCGATCCCGCCTGCTCCGAGCAATGTCGGTACGCCAAGGTAGAGATCGTTGTAGCCGTATTCTCCTTGCAGATAAGCGATAGACGGCAGGATACGCTTTTTGTCTTTGAGGATTGCCTCAGCCATTTGTACCAATGAGGCTGCCGGTGCATAATACGCAGATCCGTTTCCGAGCAGGCTGACGATCTCTCCGCCACCTTTGCGCGTTCTCTCGACGATCGCATCCAGACGATCTTGCGGAATCAATTTGTCCAGCGGAATGCCACCTGCATAGGAGTAACGCAGAAGAGGCACCATGTCATCCCCGTGTCCCCCCAAAACAAAGCCCGTCACATCTTCTACCGATACGTTCAGCTCCATCGCGACAAAAGTACGGAAGCGAGCGGTATCGAGTACACCTGACTGACCGATGACGCGGTTTTTCGGGAAGCCAGACGTTTTGAAGAACGTGTAGGTCATCGCATCGACCGGGTTGGACAGCACCAGTACGATAGAGTTTGGTGCATACGTTTTGACCTGCTCTGCAACGGAGCGCATGATCGACGCATTCGTAGCAACCAGATCGTCGCGGGACATGCCCGGCTTGCGTGCGATGCCTGCTGTGATGATGACGATATCAGAGCCTTCGATGTCTTTGTAGTCGGAGGTGCCAACAATCGTAGAATCAAAGCCCAATACAGGCGAAGCTTCCATCATGTCGAGCGCTTTTCCCTTGGTCGGGTTCTCCAGCTGCGGGATATCGACCAGCACGATGTCTGCCAGTTCCTTTTGCGCCATGATGAATGCCGTAGTCGCTCCCGTAAAACCGCTGCCGATTACGGCTACTTTTTTTCTGCGAAATGTCATGATGAATCCTCCTCTTGATTGTATTTAAAGAATCAGCTTCACACCGCTCGCTTTTTGCTCCAGCATTTTGCTCAGAATGGTTCCGATATGCGCGCCTGCCTCAATCGGCGACGTTCCTTGGCGATGGATATTGGAAATAACGGTACGTTCGGACTCAACCATGCCTTTACGCGGGCGGTAGCACATGTAGGCGCTCATCGAGTGAGCTGTCACCAGGCCTGGGCGTTCTC is a window from the Brevibacillus choshinensis genome containing:
- a CDS encoding aromatic ring-hydroxylating oxygenase subunit alpha; protein product: MIVQDTVLRNEWIVACRSLDVQDRPLQVTIMGERVVIFRNEQGVHAFKDLCIHRGAALSLGCVRDGKLVCPYHGWEYESSGACVKIPQLPENQAIPGKARAIPFGCAERYGFVWVNLNNNAPDFFSLPEFAASGHRNVIWGPQTVAAKPPRVVENFLDVGHLAVVHEGYLGVATHMEIGDYHVHRNENGGIRTDEIAVFQPDPDGTGQAKHVYYTYEVLRPLTVKFTKRDRETSNEMSILLTVMPLDENQSVAYGILTFNYETNLTDEEINKFQDMIFAQDKPIVENQKPEDLPLDLQVELSLKCDRASIAYRQYLAELGVKLGTA
- the cls gene encoding cardiolipin synthase; translation: MLLFEQIVVVISIGNVMLAAVLIFMERRNIAATWAWLMVLLFLPGVGFIVYLVFGQKLSKKKLYRLKEGEFSHFRTAVDKQKQLLESGNLEMNDPAMERHRDMIFMNVVSDGAYYTQDNSVRIFIEGNSLFDDMFQKIDEAREHIHLLYYIIRNDELGSELMNLLVKKASQGVKVRLLYDAVGSAGIPSRFFKPLLAAGGEVASFFPASFSFVNFRVNFRNHRKLTIIDGKIGYIGGFNIGDEYLGKKKLGYWRDTHLRMEGRAVYMLQARFFLDWNLSSPKRLAESLTLFPELQGLDKGIGVQIVSSGPNSEKQQIKNAYLKMIYKARKKIYLQTPYFIPDDSMLTALKMAVMSGVDVRVMVPGKPDHLMVFWATHSYLGELLKSGVRCYLYEKGFMHAKTIVVDTQISSVGTANIDIRSFKLNFETNAYLYDTRMAEKLEELFIMDLADCREMTMEEYLNRPMRSRIQESLTRLLSPIL
- a CDS encoding aminopeptidase, encoding MKLIEISKGILTNCMALKAGESFLVVADDVKRELGEALWEAGRQLGAESVYLVMQEREKSGQEPPAFVAEAMKHADVVVCVTAHSLTHTKARKEAAANGTRLATMPGITEDMFLKGAIAADYSQVKILTEKVTDLLTAASTVRIEKDGKSLQFSIANRPGVPSTGMYVNPGESGNLPSGEAYIAPVEGSAEGQILVDGSISGIGKVDSPLLLTVEKGRITKTEGTTGERLLQILGEQDGRMLGEFGIGTNDKARITGVVLEDEKVYGTIHVAFGSNNTFGGTIVAGVHIDLVVKEPDVYLDDRLIMKKGQLLDLA
- the mdh gene encoding malate dehydrogenase → MTFRRKKVAVIGSGFTGATTAFIMAQKELADIVLVDIPQLENPTKGKALDMMEASPVLGFDSTIVGTSDYKDIEGSDIVIITAGIARKPGMSRDDLVATNASIMRSVAEQVKTYAPNSIVLVLSNPVDAMTYTFFKTSGFPKNRVIGQSGVLDTARFRTFVAMELNVSVEDVTGFVLGGHGDDMVPLLRYSYAGGIPLDKLIPQDRLDAIVERTRKGGGEIVSLLGNGSAYYAPAASLVQMAEAILKDKKRILPSIAYLQGEYGYNDLYLGVPTLLGAGGIEKVIELDLTAAEKAALDKSADSVRAVMKVAVQ